The following coding sequences lie in one Phalacrocorax aristotelis chromosome 2, bGulAri2.1, whole genome shotgun sequence genomic window:
- the ZNF438 gene encoding zinc finger protein 438 isoform X1 → MQNPLTFSAGGVFLHANPAEKHCVQQSMLGQQNQETCAGKTVSTDKHKSPSDIIQSFQKKSQFRTIAPKMVPKILTSGVVSCLQSSLPDQNTPISAAGSKPLVVPAQNYAVMQVAGHEGTFSLLALPYVAPALAQQVQQSSMAPSENLKLPIPRYQSVRNKLLSDKKPAQISVLGAHNKIPTKASISSQTSRLTTLAEDCPETHSSSDSAERVMLTDRDSAKITVATLVNKSNCVESGSPLVNKTEITNSNVSGPPLVKDSLSKPASTISPMKLSLPSVKRASETTRESFITSEKLKEKPANSVAVLSPAVFASTIQMTPSAPKGKLPILPYSRMKNSAFCKSKHNTNVTDVSGPSLRSECEKIPALAKTFHAPTKSSDKRLAISFTHVPRQTIQENTFSPSNKVDVDNLKKLNSAVSKRKGRKRRAPDDLLAFQTKRRKCILNKFREGRERMKVDLQPPEDKKAEAVKKYRSIRPKPVVVVQAFAPLTSAAIVGTPSPDRSDEDIFLNSSLPNKYLSYKHSDAASAKSSDLSRNACSTVPKPSHKCHVCNHIFQFKHHLQDHMNTHTNKRPYSCRICRKAYIHSGSLSTHMKLHHNEGKPKKLVCCEFCAKVFGHAKVYFGHLREVHRVVISTESSTSEQQLQDALKKRDTNIKGAEVTERGNKCNFEELFHNPGEVKLQIKCGRCQFIAQSFGEMKFHLLCSHGEEIQGRVKEGVLQGNRGAKGELIKQATHFWKQRNERRHLVKCSAREEEFYTFPKLKRQIYFHHQNNTDTLSKSELTQSGSGEAAKHTQNVGLGTPSKKIEIWSKAGYNCILCKQLFGRKEDLCNHWQSHHNCEDPSTLWTIFSLFSKQGITEFSNNGEY, encoded by the exons ATGCAGAATCCTTTAACTTTTTCTGCAG GTGGTGTTTTTTTGCATGCTAATCCTGCAGAGAAACATTGTGTCCAACAAAGTATGCTgggtcagcaaaaccaagaaactTGTGCTGGAAAGACGGTATCCACAG ATAAACACAAATCCCCTTCGGATATAATacaaagttttcagaagaaaagtcagTTTAGAACCATTGCTCCAAAAATGGTACCAAAAATTTTAACATCTGGAGTTGTTTCTTGTCTTCAGTCATCTTTGCCTGATCAAAATACACCGATTTCAGCTGCAGGTTCTAAACCGCTGGTGGTACCAGCTCAAAACTATGCTGTCATGCAGGTGGCTGGTCATGAGGGAACTTTTTCTCTGTTGGCCTTGCCATATGTTGCTCCTGCCCTAGcgcagcaagtccagcagtcAAGCATGGCCCCTTCTGAAAACCTAAAGCTGCCTATCCCTAGGTACCAATCGGTAAGAAATAAACTGCTGAGTGACAAAAAACCGGCACAAATCTCTGTTTTGGGTGCACATAACAAGATTCCTACCAAAGCATCGATCTCATCGCAGACTTCCCGCTTGACTACCTTAGCTGAAGATTGTCCTGAAACTCACTCCAGTTCAGATTCAGCTGAGCGAGTGATGCTAACAGACCGTGACTCAGCTAAAATTACAGTTGCCACATtagtaaataaaagcaattgtGTGGAATCTGGATCTCCTTTAGTGAACAAAACTGAAATCACTAACAGTAATGTGTCTGGACCACCTCTAGTTAAAGACTCTTTATCCAAGCCAGCAAGTACAATTAGTCCCATGAAACTAAGTCTGCCCTCTGTGAAGAGAGCATCTGAAACCACAAGAGAGTCATTCATAACATCTGAGAAACTAAAGGAAAAACCCGCAAATTCTGTTGCTGTCCTGTCACCAGCAGTTTTTGCCAGTACAATACAGATGACTCCATCAGCACCAAAAGGAAAACTTCCTATTTTGCCTTACTCAAGGATGAAAAATTCAGCATTCTGTAAATCTAAGCACAATACTAACGTTACAGATGTATCTGGTCCTTCACTAAGATCTGAATGTGAAAAGATACCAGCTTTGGCGAAAACCTTTCATGCTCCTACTAAATCATCTGATAAGCGATTAGCCATATCGTTTACACATGTCCCCAGACAAACCATTCAAGAAAATACCTTCTCTCCATCCAATAAAGTGGATGTCGACAATCTTAAAAAACTGAACAGTGCAGTCTCTAAAAGAAAAGGTAGGAAAAGAAGAGCCCCAGATGATTTATTGGCTTTTCAGACCAAGCGAAGGAAATGCATCCTTAATAAGTttagagaaggaagagagaggatgAAAGTTGATCTTCAGCCACCTGAAGACAAAAAAGCAGAGGCAGTGAAAAAATACCGTAGCATTAGACCAAAACCAGTGGTAGTTGTACAGGCTTTTGCACCACTGACGTCTGCAGCAATAGTAGGGACACCATCTCCTGACCGTTCagatgaagatatttttttaaatagctcaCTTCCCAACAAATATTTAAGTTACAAGCATAGTGATGCTGCATCAGCTAAATCAAGTGACTTAAGTAGAAATGCATGTTCAACTGTACCTAAGCCATCACATAAATGTCACGTTTGTAACCATATCTTCCAGTTTAAACACCATCTTCAGGACCACATGAACACACATACAAACAAACGGCCTTACAGCTGTCGAATTTGCCGGAAAGCATATATTCACTCGGGAAGCCTGAGCACACATATGAAACTTCATCACAACGAAGGCAAACCTAAAAAACTTGTGTGTTGTGAATTCTGTGCTAAAGTTTTTGGCCATGCAAAAGTGTATTTCGGTCACCTAAGAGAAGTGCACAGGGTTGTTATCAGCACAGAGTCCTCTACTAGTGAGCAACAGCTGCAAGATGCTTTAAAGAAGAGAGACACAAATATAAAAGGAGCAGAAGTAACGGAGAG GGGAAATAAGTGCAATTTTGAGGAGCTATTCCATAACCCAGGAGAAGTGAAATTACAGATCAAATGTGGTCGATGCCAGTTTATTGCACAGTCTTTTGGTGAAATGAAGTTTCACTTATTGTGCTCTCATGGAGAAGAGATCCAGGGAAGAGTAAAGGAAGGGGTTCTGCAAGGAAATAGAGGAGCTAAGGGGGAACTGATCAAACAGGCAACCCACTTCTGGAAACAGCGTAATGAGAGAAGACATTTAGTGAAATGCAGTGCCCGTGAGGAGGAGTTTTATActtttccaaaactgaaaagacAGATATACTTTCACCATCAAAATAACACTGATACGTTATCTAAAAGTGAACTGACTCAGTCAGGAAGCGGAGAAGCAGCCAAGCATACGCAAAATGTAGGTCTTGGTACACCAagcaaaaaaatagaaatttggTCTAAAGCGGGCTATAACTGCATTTTATGCAAACAgttatttggaagaaaagaggatCTTTGTAATCATTGGCAGAGTCATCATAACTGTGAAGACCCTTCTACTTTATGGAcaatttttagtttgttttcaaaacaaggaattacTGAATTTTCTAATAATGGTGAATATTGA
- the ZNF438 gene encoding zinc finger protein 438 isoform X2: MQNPLTFSADKHKSPSDIIQSFQKKSQFRTIAPKMVPKILTSGVVSCLQSSLPDQNTPISAAGSKPLVVPAQNYAVMQVAGHEGTFSLLALPYVAPALAQQVQQSSMAPSENLKLPIPRYQSVRNKLLSDKKPAQISVLGAHNKIPTKASISSQTSRLTTLAEDCPETHSSSDSAERVMLTDRDSAKITVATLVNKSNCVESGSPLVNKTEITNSNVSGPPLVKDSLSKPASTISPMKLSLPSVKRASETTRESFITSEKLKEKPANSVAVLSPAVFASTIQMTPSAPKGKLPILPYSRMKNSAFCKSKHNTNVTDVSGPSLRSECEKIPALAKTFHAPTKSSDKRLAISFTHVPRQTIQENTFSPSNKVDVDNLKKLNSAVSKRKGRKRRAPDDLLAFQTKRRKCILNKFREGRERMKVDLQPPEDKKAEAVKKYRSIRPKPVVVVQAFAPLTSAAIVGTPSPDRSDEDIFLNSSLPNKYLSYKHSDAASAKSSDLSRNACSTVPKPSHKCHVCNHIFQFKHHLQDHMNTHTNKRPYSCRICRKAYIHSGSLSTHMKLHHNEGKPKKLVCCEFCAKVFGHAKVYFGHLREVHRVVISTESSTSEQQLQDALKKRDTNIKGAEVTERGNKCNFEELFHNPGEVKLQIKCGRCQFIAQSFGEMKFHLLCSHGEEIQGRVKEGVLQGNRGAKGELIKQATHFWKQRNERRHLVKCSAREEEFYTFPKLKRQIYFHHQNNTDTLSKSELTQSGSGEAAKHTQNVGLGTPSKKIEIWSKAGYNCILCKQLFGRKEDLCNHWQSHHNCEDPSTLWTIFSLFSKQGITEFSNNGEY; this comes from the exons ATGCAGAATCCTTTAACTTTTTCTGCAG ATAAACACAAATCCCCTTCGGATATAATacaaagttttcagaagaaaagtcagTTTAGAACCATTGCTCCAAAAATGGTACCAAAAATTTTAACATCTGGAGTTGTTTCTTGTCTTCAGTCATCTTTGCCTGATCAAAATACACCGATTTCAGCTGCAGGTTCTAAACCGCTGGTGGTACCAGCTCAAAACTATGCTGTCATGCAGGTGGCTGGTCATGAGGGAACTTTTTCTCTGTTGGCCTTGCCATATGTTGCTCCTGCCCTAGcgcagcaagtccagcagtcAAGCATGGCCCCTTCTGAAAACCTAAAGCTGCCTATCCCTAGGTACCAATCGGTAAGAAATAAACTGCTGAGTGACAAAAAACCGGCACAAATCTCTGTTTTGGGTGCACATAACAAGATTCCTACCAAAGCATCGATCTCATCGCAGACTTCCCGCTTGACTACCTTAGCTGAAGATTGTCCTGAAACTCACTCCAGTTCAGATTCAGCTGAGCGAGTGATGCTAACAGACCGTGACTCAGCTAAAATTACAGTTGCCACATtagtaaataaaagcaattgtGTGGAATCTGGATCTCCTTTAGTGAACAAAACTGAAATCACTAACAGTAATGTGTCTGGACCACCTCTAGTTAAAGACTCTTTATCCAAGCCAGCAAGTACAATTAGTCCCATGAAACTAAGTCTGCCCTCTGTGAAGAGAGCATCTGAAACCACAAGAGAGTCATTCATAACATCTGAGAAACTAAAGGAAAAACCCGCAAATTCTGTTGCTGTCCTGTCACCAGCAGTTTTTGCCAGTACAATACAGATGACTCCATCAGCACCAAAAGGAAAACTTCCTATTTTGCCTTACTCAAGGATGAAAAATTCAGCATTCTGTAAATCTAAGCACAATACTAACGTTACAGATGTATCTGGTCCTTCACTAAGATCTGAATGTGAAAAGATACCAGCTTTGGCGAAAACCTTTCATGCTCCTACTAAATCATCTGATAAGCGATTAGCCATATCGTTTACACATGTCCCCAGACAAACCATTCAAGAAAATACCTTCTCTCCATCCAATAAAGTGGATGTCGACAATCTTAAAAAACTGAACAGTGCAGTCTCTAAAAGAAAAGGTAGGAAAAGAAGAGCCCCAGATGATTTATTGGCTTTTCAGACCAAGCGAAGGAAATGCATCCTTAATAAGTttagagaaggaagagagaggatgAAAGTTGATCTTCAGCCACCTGAAGACAAAAAAGCAGAGGCAGTGAAAAAATACCGTAGCATTAGACCAAAACCAGTGGTAGTTGTACAGGCTTTTGCACCACTGACGTCTGCAGCAATAGTAGGGACACCATCTCCTGACCGTTCagatgaagatatttttttaaatagctcaCTTCCCAACAAATATTTAAGTTACAAGCATAGTGATGCTGCATCAGCTAAATCAAGTGACTTAAGTAGAAATGCATGTTCAACTGTACCTAAGCCATCACATAAATGTCACGTTTGTAACCATATCTTCCAGTTTAAACACCATCTTCAGGACCACATGAACACACATACAAACAAACGGCCTTACAGCTGTCGAATTTGCCGGAAAGCATATATTCACTCGGGAAGCCTGAGCACACATATGAAACTTCATCACAACGAAGGCAAACCTAAAAAACTTGTGTGTTGTGAATTCTGTGCTAAAGTTTTTGGCCATGCAAAAGTGTATTTCGGTCACCTAAGAGAAGTGCACAGGGTTGTTATCAGCACAGAGTCCTCTACTAGTGAGCAACAGCTGCAAGATGCTTTAAAGAAGAGAGACACAAATATAAAAGGAGCAGAAGTAACGGAGAG GGGAAATAAGTGCAATTTTGAGGAGCTATTCCATAACCCAGGAGAAGTGAAATTACAGATCAAATGTGGTCGATGCCAGTTTATTGCACAGTCTTTTGGTGAAATGAAGTTTCACTTATTGTGCTCTCATGGAGAAGAGATCCAGGGAAGAGTAAAGGAAGGGGTTCTGCAAGGAAATAGAGGAGCTAAGGGGGAACTGATCAAACAGGCAACCCACTTCTGGAAACAGCGTAATGAGAGAAGACATTTAGTGAAATGCAGTGCCCGTGAGGAGGAGTTTTATActtttccaaaactgaaaagacAGATATACTTTCACCATCAAAATAACACTGATACGTTATCTAAAAGTGAACTGACTCAGTCAGGAAGCGGAGAAGCAGCCAAGCATACGCAAAATGTAGGTCTTGGTACACCAagcaaaaaaatagaaatttggTCTAAAGCGGGCTATAACTGCATTTTATGCAAACAgttatttggaagaaaagaggatCTTTGTAATCATTGGCAGAGTCATCATAACTGTGAAGACCCTTCTACTTTATGGAcaatttttagtttgttttcaaaacaaggaattacTGAATTTTCTAATAATGGTGAATATTGA
- the ZNF438 gene encoding zinc finger protein 438 isoform X3, whose protein sequence is MVPKILTSGVVSCLQSSLPDQNTPISAAGSKPLVVPAQNYAVMQVAGHEGTFSLLALPYVAPALAQQVQQSSMAPSENLKLPIPRYQSVRNKLLSDKKPAQISVLGAHNKIPTKASISSQTSRLTTLAEDCPETHSSSDSAERVMLTDRDSAKITVATLVNKSNCVESGSPLVNKTEITNSNVSGPPLVKDSLSKPASTISPMKLSLPSVKRASETTRESFITSEKLKEKPANSVAVLSPAVFASTIQMTPSAPKGKLPILPYSRMKNSAFCKSKHNTNVTDVSGPSLRSECEKIPALAKTFHAPTKSSDKRLAISFTHVPRQTIQENTFSPSNKVDVDNLKKLNSAVSKRKGRKRRAPDDLLAFQTKRRKCILNKFREGRERMKVDLQPPEDKKAEAVKKYRSIRPKPVVVVQAFAPLTSAAIVGTPSPDRSDEDIFLNSSLPNKYLSYKHSDAASAKSSDLSRNACSTVPKPSHKCHVCNHIFQFKHHLQDHMNTHTNKRPYSCRICRKAYIHSGSLSTHMKLHHNEGKPKKLVCCEFCAKVFGHAKVYFGHLREVHRVVISTESSTSEQQLQDALKKRDTNIKGAEVTERGNKCNFEELFHNPGEVKLQIKCGRCQFIAQSFGEMKFHLLCSHGEEIQGRVKEGVLQGNRGAKGELIKQATHFWKQRNERRHLVKCSAREEEFYTFPKLKRQIYFHHQNNTDTLSKSELTQSGSGEAAKHTQNVGLGTPSKKIEIWSKAGYNCILCKQLFGRKEDLCNHWQSHHNCEDPSTLWTIFSLFSKQGITEFSNNGEY, encoded by the exons ATGGTACCAAAAATTTTAACATCTGGAGTTGTTTCTTGTCTTCAGTCATCTTTGCCTGATCAAAATACACCGATTTCAGCTGCAGGTTCTAAACCGCTGGTGGTACCAGCTCAAAACTATGCTGTCATGCAGGTGGCTGGTCATGAGGGAACTTTTTCTCTGTTGGCCTTGCCATATGTTGCTCCTGCCCTAGcgcagcaagtccagcagtcAAGCATGGCCCCTTCTGAAAACCTAAAGCTGCCTATCCCTAGGTACCAATCGGTAAGAAATAAACTGCTGAGTGACAAAAAACCGGCACAAATCTCTGTTTTGGGTGCACATAACAAGATTCCTACCAAAGCATCGATCTCATCGCAGACTTCCCGCTTGACTACCTTAGCTGAAGATTGTCCTGAAACTCACTCCAGTTCAGATTCAGCTGAGCGAGTGATGCTAACAGACCGTGACTCAGCTAAAATTACAGTTGCCACATtagtaaataaaagcaattgtGTGGAATCTGGATCTCCTTTAGTGAACAAAACTGAAATCACTAACAGTAATGTGTCTGGACCACCTCTAGTTAAAGACTCTTTATCCAAGCCAGCAAGTACAATTAGTCCCATGAAACTAAGTCTGCCCTCTGTGAAGAGAGCATCTGAAACCACAAGAGAGTCATTCATAACATCTGAGAAACTAAAGGAAAAACCCGCAAATTCTGTTGCTGTCCTGTCACCAGCAGTTTTTGCCAGTACAATACAGATGACTCCATCAGCACCAAAAGGAAAACTTCCTATTTTGCCTTACTCAAGGATGAAAAATTCAGCATTCTGTAAATCTAAGCACAATACTAACGTTACAGATGTATCTGGTCCTTCACTAAGATCTGAATGTGAAAAGATACCAGCTTTGGCGAAAACCTTTCATGCTCCTACTAAATCATCTGATAAGCGATTAGCCATATCGTTTACACATGTCCCCAGACAAACCATTCAAGAAAATACCTTCTCTCCATCCAATAAAGTGGATGTCGACAATCTTAAAAAACTGAACAGTGCAGTCTCTAAAAGAAAAGGTAGGAAAAGAAGAGCCCCAGATGATTTATTGGCTTTTCAGACCAAGCGAAGGAAATGCATCCTTAATAAGTttagagaaggaagagagaggatgAAAGTTGATCTTCAGCCACCTGAAGACAAAAAAGCAGAGGCAGTGAAAAAATACCGTAGCATTAGACCAAAACCAGTGGTAGTTGTACAGGCTTTTGCACCACTGACGTCTGCAGCAATAGTAGGGACACCATCTCCTGACCGTTCagatgaagatatttttttaaatagctcaCTTCCCAACAAATATTTAAGTTACAAGCATAGTGATGCTGCATCAGCTAAATCAAGTGACTTAAGTAGAAATGCATGTTCAACTGTACCTAAGCCATCACATAAATGTCACGTTTGTAACCATATCTTCCAGTTTAAACACCATCTTCAGGACCACATGAACACACATACAAACAAACGGCCTTACAGCTGTCGAATTTGCCGGAAAGCATATATTCACTCGGGAAGCCTGAGCACACATATGAAACTTCATCACAACGAAGGCAAACCTAAAAAACTTGTGTGTTGTGAATTCTGTGCTAAAGTTTTTGGCCATGCAAAAGTGTATTTCGGTCACCTAAGAGAAGTGCACAGGGTTGTTATCAGCACAGAGTCCTCTACTAGTGAGCAACAGCTGCAAGATGCTTTAAAGAAGAGAGACACAAATATAAAAGGAGCAGAAGTAACGGAGAG GGGAAATAAGTGCAATTTTGAGGAGCTATTCCATAACCCAGGAGAAGTGAAATTACAGATCAAATGTGGTCGATGCCAGTTTATTGCACAGTCTTTTGGTGAAATGAAGTTTCACTTATTGTGCTCTCATGGAGAAGAGATCCAGGGAAGAGTAAAGGAAGGGGTTCTGCAAGGAAATAGAGGAGCTAAGGGGGAACTGATCAAACAGGCAACCCACTTCTGGAAACAGCGTAATGAGAGAAGACATTTAGTGAAATGCAGTGCCCGTGAGGAGGAGTTTTATActtttccaaaactgaaaagacAGATATACTTTCACCATCAAAATAACACTGATACGTTATCTAAAAGTGAACTGACTCAGTCAGGAAGCGGAGAAGCAGCCAAGCATACGCAAAATGTAGGTCTTGGTACACCAagcaaaaaaatagaaatttggTCTAAAGCGGGCTATAACTGCATTTTATGCAAACAgttatttggaagaaaagaggatCTTTGTAATCATTGGCAGAGTCATCATAACTGTGAAGACCCTTCTACTTTATGGAcaatttttagtttgttttcaaaacaaggaattacTGAATTTTCTAATAATGGTGAATATTGA